From Lepisosteus oculatus isolate fLepOcu1 chromosome 8, fLepOcu1.hap2, whole genome shotgun sequence, one genomic window encodes:
- the wdhd1 gene encoding WD repeat and HMG-box DNA-binding protein 1: MPAERKPMRYGHTEGHTDVCFDDAGKYIVTCGSDGDVRIWESLDDDDPKSINVGEKAYSLALKEGKLVTAVSNNTVQVHTFPEGDPDGILTRFTTNANHVVFNGSGQRVAVGSSDFLVKVVEVSDSSQQKTLRGHKAPILSVAFDPKDEFVASSSCDGSVAVWKIADQMQVACWQVLQKSSDVVNTTSLCRLAWQPSSGKLLAVPVGTSVHLYERDSWKNVHTLTDDFITKPVNVVAWSPCGQFLAAGSIGGFMTVWNIETKECLEREKHEKGYTVCGMAWHPAGGQIAYTDTEGCLGLLDGVSATTAKNSKVTASKEARDYDDLFDEDDDGLLEEDLGEVRSSLKKPVPEEEEDDDLMPSMSRTRNRGAFLDDDENSLDVGSVKLDRDGDGDDDGASAIVHPTVPAVPRPVYEGPLPTPPQKPFQPGSTPAHLMHRFLVWNSVGIVRGYNDEEDNAIDVEFHDTSVHHAMHLTNALGHTLADLSQEAVLLACEGTEELASKVQCLHFSSWDTNKEWMVDLPKGEDAKALCLGQGWAATATSSLLVRVFSIGGVQREIFSLPGPVVCMAGHGEQLLLVYHRGTGFDGEQALGVQLLHFGKKMRQILHGEPLPLSHKAHLSWLGFSAEGTPCFVDSEGVVRMLNRSLGNTWTPVCNTRENCKGKSDHYWVVGIHENPQQLRCIPCKGARFPPTLPRPAVAILPFKLPYCQTATEKGQMEEHYWRSVLFHNHFDFLARSGYEFDEATKNQAEKEQQELLMKMFALSCKLEREFRCMELAEMMTQNVVTLAIRYASRSRRMALAQRLNDLALEKATEVAIATQEVEEQEEDFDTKVNAGVPRARSNRQYAKEEEEQEEVEEEEGPDQMETEETPDTRKTRLNPFSIGSSSSETASPLPFLGASKEGRVNPFKVSGGGRSSSFSAAQPRVTSVLDNMTRTNRKSSMPGSSIARQDKSLVLKPLVPKPKSKTQATLLQLSATKPAPKSLEKGKDSATEKESSAGREPLVSAAENTENRKPKTGFQLWLEENRKTIVAENPDLEETDVIKEAMGRFKALSADDRLSWTERAKGGNSGDLAELKKRKRMEGETGEEQVRGEKESNENSAKKKKPLDASAKLSAFAFDRS; encoded by the exons ATGCCTGCTGAGAGGAAGCCGATGCGCTATGGACACACGGAAGGACACACGGATGTTTGTTTCGATGACGCTGGGAA gTACATCGTGACCTGTGGCAGCGATGGCGATGTACGCATCTGGGAGAGCCTGGATGACGATGATCCGAAATCCATCAACGTGGGGGAAAAGGCCTATTCTTTGGCCTTGAAG GAAGGGAAGCTTGTCACAGCCGTTTCCAATAACACAGTGCAGGTCCACACTTTCCCTGAGGGggacccagatggcatcttgacCCGGTTTACCACCAACGCCAACCATGTCGTTTTCAACGGGAGTGGACAGAGAGTGGCCGTCGGGTCCAG TGACTTCTTAGTGAAGGTTGTTGAGGTTTCAGACAGCAGCCAGCAGAAAACACTGCGAGGACACAAAGCTCCCATACTCAGTGTGGCCTTTGACCCAAAGGATGAGTTTGTG GCGTCTTCGAGTTGTGATGGGTCTGTAGCTGTCTGGAAAATAGCAGACCAG ATGCAGGTGGCCTGTTGGCAGGTGTTGCAGAAGTCCAGTGACGTAGTCAACACCACATCGCTCTGCAGGCTGGCCTGGCAGCCCAGTTCTGGGAAG CTGCTGGCTGTTCCAGTGGGCACATCAGTCCACTTATATGAGAGAGATTCCTGGAAGAACGTCCACACTCTGACTGACGACTTCATCACGAAG CCTGTGAATGTGGTGGCCTGGTCACCTTGTGGGCAGTTCCTGGCAGCAGGCAGCATAGGTGGCTTTATGACGGTCTGGAACATCGAAACCAAGGAATGCCTGGAGAG GGAAAAGCACGAGAAAGGCTACACTGTGTGTGGCATGGCCTGGCACCCTGCTGGGGGGCAGATCGCCTACACCGACACAGAGGGCTGTCTGGGGCTTTTGGACGGAGTATCTGCGACAACCGCAAAGAATTCCAAG GTCACAGCCAGCAAGGAGGCAAGGGACTATGATGATCTGTTTGATGAGGATGATGACGGATTGCTGGAGGAAGACCTGGGTGAAGTCCGCTCTTCCCTGAAGAAGCCTGTCCCTGAGGAGGAGGAAGACGATGACCTCATGCCCTCCATGAGTCGAACCCGAAACCGCGGAGCCTTCCTGGACGATGATGAGAACTCTCTAG ATGTGGGGTCTGTGAAGCTGGACAGAGACGGAGATGGAGATGACGATGGGGCCAGTGCTATTGTCCATCCCACAGTTCCTGCTGTACCCAGGCCGGTTTACGAGGGACCCCTGCCCACCCCACCACAGAAACCCTTTCAGCCCGGCTCCacgccagcacacctcatgcaCCGCTTCCTG GTCTGGAACTCGGTGGGGATCGTGCGGGGCTATAACGACGAAGAGGACAACGCCATAGACGTGGAGTTTCACGACACCTCCGTGCACCATGCCATGCACCTCACCAACGCCCTGGGGCACACCCTGGCCGACTTGTCCCAGGAGGCTGTGCTGCTGGCCTGTGAGGGAACGGAAGAGCTGGCTAG CAAGGTGCAGTGCCTGCACTTCAGCTCCTGGGACACAAACAAGGAGTGGATGGTGGACCTGCCTAAGGGGGAGGATGCAAAGGCGCTGTGTCTCGGCCAGGGCTGGGCAGCCACTGCCACCAGTTCCCTGCTGGTGCGGGTCTTCTCCATCGGAGGTGTGCAGCGGGAGATCTTCAGCTTGCCAGGCCCGGTGGTCTGCATGGCCGGACACGGAGAGCAGCTTCTGCTCGTCTATCACAGAG GGACAGGCTTTGATGGTGAGCAGGCCCTGGGTGTCCAGCTGTTGCATTTTGGGAAGAAGATGAGACAGATTCTTCACGGGGAGCCTCTTCCCCTGTCTCACAAAGCCCACCTGTCCTGGCTGGGCTTCTCTGCTGAGG GTACCCCTTGCTTTGTTGATTCCGAAGGTGTTGTGCGCATGCTGAACCGCTCCTTGGGGAACACGTGGACCCCAGTCTGTAACACGCGGGAGAACTGCAAGGGTAAATCCGACCACTACTGGGTGGTTGGCATCCATGAGAACCCCCAGCAGCTGAG ATGTATTCCCTGTAAGGGAGCTCGGTTCCCCCCAACACTGCCTCGCCCTGCTGTGGCTATCCTGCCCTTCAAGCTGCCCTACTGTCAGACAGCCACAGAGAAGGGCCAGATGGAG GAGCACTACTGGCGGTCTGTGCTGTTTCACAATCACTTTGACTTCCTGGCTAGGAGCGGATATGAGTTTGATGAAGCTACGAAGAACCAAGCAGAAAAAGAACAACAGGAGCTGCTTATGAAGATGTTTGCT CTTTCCTGTAAGCTGGAGAGGGAATTTCGCTGTATGGAGCTGGCAGAGATGATGACCCAGAATGTGGTGACGTTGGCGATCCGCTACGCCTCTCGCTCCAGACGCATGGCGCTGGCACAGCGTCTCAATGACCTGGCTCTGGAGAAGGCCACGGAGGTTGCCATAGCTACACAGGAAGTGGAGGAACAGGAAGAAGATTTCGACACTAAAGTGAATGCTGG TGTTCCTAGAGCAAGAAGCAACAGACAGTATGCTAAGGAGGAAGAAGAGCAGGAGGAagtggaggaagaggaaggcCCAGACCAGATGGAGACTGAGGAGACACCAGACACCAGAAAAACTC GGCTGAATCCCTTCAGCATAGGGTCCAGTTCATCTGAGACAGCTTCTCCGCTGCCTT TTCTTGGGGCCAGCAAAGAAGGGCGTGTAAACCCTTTTAAG GTGTCTGGTGGTGGTAGATCTTCAAGCTTCTCTGCAGCACAGCCACGTGTGACCAGCGTCCTGGACAACATGACCAGAACCAATAGGAAATCCTCCATGCCAGGCAGTTCTATAGCCAGACAGGATAAGTCTCTTGTTCTGAAGCCACTAGTACCCAAACCAAAGTCCAAG ACCCAGGCTACACTGTTGCAACTGAGTGCCACTAAACCAGCTCCTAAGAGTCTGGAGAAGGGAAAGGACAGTGCAACTGAGAAGGAGAGCAGTGCTGGAAGAGAGCCTCTGGTCTCTGCTGCAGAAAACACCGAAAACAGAAA GCCTAAGACAGGCTTTCAACTCTGGTTGGAGGAGAACCGCAAAACAATTGTGGCAGAGAACCCAGACCTAGAAGAGACAGATGTTATCAAAGAGGCGATGGGCCGCTTCAAAGCTTTGTCTGCTGATGACCGACTG tcctgGACAGAGAGAGCTAAGGGAGGGAATTCGGGAGACCTGGCAGAGCTGAAAAAACGAAAGCGGATGGAAGGGGAGACCGGAGAGGAGCAGGTCAGGGGAGAGAAGGAGTCGAATGAAAACAGCGCCAAGAAGAAGAAGCCTCTGGATGCCTCTGCCAAGCTTTCCGCCTTTGCTTTTGACAGGAGCTGA
- the socs4 gene encoding suppressor of cytokine signaling 4: protein MSEKKAWSADARPKCNRSRSADSYAWSSKKRSRGARNEPAPGAAEGEEPGHVGRSASCPRRHRETRCSCSPAGDGDCERPSCRKALSRRSLRQKFQDAVGQCFPIRSHHHHHHHHPAGTSRVLSVQLWSKRKIHVSELMQDKCPFSPKSELAHCWHLIKKQGSLKGVEAEQKDGPGSASPPALISWEEIRLPRSQGGGEGSLEEWDLSLRPEAGPDSPPPGSMHCLVPDLLQINNSPCYWGVLDRYEAEELLEGQPEGTFLLRDSAQEEFLFSVSFRRYSRSLHARIEQSGKRFSFDGRDPCVYRDPSVTGLLRHYSDPATCLFFEPLLSRPLPRNFPFPLQHLCRAVICSCTTYQGIDGLPLPTSLQDYLRQYHYKCSGASAV, encoded by the coding sequence ATGTCCGAAAAGAAGGCCTGGAGTGCAGACGCACGGCCCAAGTGTAACCGCAGCAGGAGCGCGGACAGCTACGCCTGGAGCAGCAAGAAACGTTCGCGAGGAGCCCGCAACGAGCCCGCCCCGGGCGCCGCGGAGGGGGAGGAGCCGGGGCACGTGGGCCGCTCGGCTTCCTGCCCCCGCAGGCACAGGGAGACGAGGTGCAGCTGCTCCCCGGCCGGCGACGGCGACTGCGAGCGGCCCTCCTGTCGCAAAGCCCTGTCCAGGCGTTCCCTCAGGCAGAAGTTCCAGGATGCGGTGGGCCAGTGTTTCCCCATCCGCTCtcatcaccaccaccaccaccaccacccggCTGGCACCTCCCGGGTGCTCTCCGTGCAGCTCTGGTCCAAGCGCAAGATCCACGTGTCGGAGCTCATGCAGGACAAGTGCCCCTTTTCCCCCAAGTCGGAGCTGGCCCACTGCTGGCACCTGATCAAGAAGCAAGGCAGCCTGAAGGGTGTGGAGGCTGAGCAGAAAGACGGGCCGGGCTCGGCGTCCCCTCCGGCTCTCATTTCCTGGGAGGAGATCCGTCTGCCGAGGTCGCAGGGAGGAGGGGAGGGAAGCCTTGAAGAATGGGATCTGAGCCTGAGGCCTGAGGCAGGCCCGGACTCCCCCCCGCCGGGCTCCATGCATTGCCTGGTGCCCGACCTCCTCCAGATTAACAACAGCCCGTGCTACTGGGGAGTTCTGGACCGCTACGAGGCGGAGGAGCTCCTGGAGGGGCAGCCGGAGGGGACCTTCCTGCTGAGGGACTCGGCCCAGGAGGAGTTCCTCTTCTCCGTCAGCTTCCGCCGCTACAGCCGCTCCCTCCACGCCCGCATCGAGCAGAGCGGCAAGCGCTTCAGCTTCGACGGCCGGGACCCCTGCGTGTACCGGGACCCCAGCGTCACGGGGCTGCTCCGGCACTACAGCGACCCGGCCACCTGCCTCTTCTTTGAGCCCCTGCTCTCCCGGCCCCTGCCCCGCAACTTCCCCTTCCCTCTGCAGCACCTGTGCAGGGCCGTCATCTGCAGCTGCACCACCTACCAGGGCATCGACGGCCTGCCCTTGCCCACCTCCCTGCAGGACTACCTGCGACAGTACCACTATAAATGCAGCGGGGCCTCTGCAGTATGA